From a region of the Argiope bruennichi chromosome 8, qqArgBrue1.1, whole genome shotgun sequence genome:
- the LOC129980783 gene encoding uncharacterized protein LOC129980783 — protein sequence MRSGDLLIEVSNKKQAQQVMKMKAIAHIPVTAASHTSLNFSKGVITCGELFNVPLEEITVELKSQGVTHVRQITIRRDEQLLPTKHYILTFHRPTIPEFIYAGYITLPVRQYIPNPLRCFKCQRFGHSKISCRGTLTCARCAGKDHDSEQCNAPEKCVNCGGCHASFSRACERWKIEKQITSIKFKESISYSEARQKVLAETPKLGVSYASVVKTPFCENCKCKNCMKYNSQTANVKTSSDSEVENTASSAPETSKPVRSKSNSNSQRALKLKLSKRGLSPKKLRTKLKKSATQNSVALGLATKGNVHKDLTSIFGSPKSPDTISLHPSDEEDELQKSCDVSPTLHNTCHNKLNSSVT from the coding sequence atgcgttctggtgacttgctgaTCGAAGTCTCCAACAAAAAGCAAGCACAGcaagtaatgaaaatgaaagctaTAGCTCATATCCCTGTAACCGCTGCCTCTCATACATCGTTAAACTTTTCAAAGGGTGTAATCACATGTGGTGAATTGTTCAATGTTCCCCTTGAAGAGATCACTGTGGAATTGAAATCCCAAGGAGTGACCCATGTACGCCAAATTACCATTAGGCGGGATGaacaactccttcccacaaagcaTTATATCCTTACATTCCACAGACCAACAATCCCAGAATTTATATATGCTGGATATATTACACTTCCGGTCCGCCAGTATATCCCAAACCCTTTGAGATGTTTCAAATGCCAGCGTTTCGGCCACTCAAAGATTAGTTGCCGCGGGACACTAacatgcgcccgctgtgcaggaAAAGACCACGATAGTGAACAGTGTAACGCCCCCGAAAAATGCGTGAACTGCGGAGGCTGCCACGCATCATTTTCTCGAGCCTGCGAACGCTGgaaaattgaaaagcaaataacttcgattaaatttaaagaatcaatttCTTATTCTGAGGCAAGACAAAAAGTATTAGCTGAAACACCCAAACTTGGTGTGAGCTATGCATCCGTTGTAAAAACACCCTTCTGTGAAAactgtaaatgtaaaaattgtatgaaatataaCTCCCAAACTGCAAATGTCAAAACTTCTTCAGACTCCGAGGTTGAAAATACAGCATCCAGTGCACCAGAAACTAGTAAACCAGTCCGATCGAAATCAAACTCCAATTCTCAAAGAGCACTAAAGCTAAAGCTGTCAAAACGGGGACTCTCACCAAAAAAACTAAGaactaagttaaaaaaatctgcaacacAAAATTCTGTAGCTTTGGGACTTGCGACGAAAGGtaatgtccataaggacttaacgtcaaTCTTTGGCTCACCTAAAAGTCCCGATACCATTTCCCTCCATCCGTCTGACGAGGAGGATGAATTACAAAAGAGTTGCGACGTTTCGCCAACTCTCCATAACACTTGCCATAATAAACTCAATTCTTCAGTTACTTAA